The Methanolobus sp. WCC4 genome includes the window AGTTCCATTGACACCCTCAACGATAGCGCGATAATCACCAAAGTGCTTTGAAGCATCGGCACGAGTGTCAAGCCTGCCCTCAACAGCAGCCACAGACAGCATATTGGCATCAGAAACTAAAGCACCGATGGCATCGATACACCGATTAAGGTTATCCTTGATCTCATTGAAGTCACCACTATAATCATCAGTGATATGCTGAGGAATATCACCATGGGCAATACGGTCAACATATTCAGCTGCAACGTTCAGAGGACCGATGACAGCATCGAGAGTATCATTCACGCCTTCAACGATAGCCCTGTAGTCACCATTATGCCGGGAAGCATCAGCACGAGTATCAAGTTTACCATCAACAGCAGCAATAGACAGCATATTGGCATCGTCAACAAGAGCGTTTATTGAAGCGATACAGGTATTGAGATTGTTCTTGATCTCATTGAAATCACCACTGTAATCATCTGTGATCGCAGGCGGGATGTCCCCATGAGCGATACGGTCAACATATTCGGCAGCGACATTCAACGGACCGATGACAGCATCAAGAGTGTCATTAACACCTTCAACAATAGCCCTATAGTCACCACTATGCCTGGAAGCATCGGCACGAGTATCAAGCTTTCCTTCGACTGCTGCAACTGAAAGCATATTAGCATCAGCAACCAGTGCATTGATCGAACCGATACACTGGTTAAGGTTGTTCTTGATAGTATTGAAATCACCGTGATACTCATCCGTGATCACAGGCGGGATGTCACCCTTAGAGATACGGTCAACGTAGTCAGCAGCCACATTCAAAGGACTGATAACTGCATCCAGCACCTGATTGAAACCTCTGGGGATCGCCTCGAAATCGATTGCCACATCAGTGTTTGCCCTTTTGTCGAGCTTACCCTGAAGAGTAGCATTTGAAATATCATCGAAATCATCAACGATCTTTCGTATACCTCCGGAAATAGACCTGCTTATCAGTAATGAGATAATACACCCAAGTATCACAAAGATAAGAACAGCACCTACTATACTATTCCTGATAGCCATCAAAGGACCTTCGAACTCTTCTGAATAACTACTTGATACAATGATCCAGTCATTTGGTTCGTAGTAAGTGAAACCCGCTATCTTATCCCGGCCTTCCCAATCATAATGTATAACGCCCTCTTTTGTGTTGATGATATCTTTTACAAAATCATTCTCATAGATATTCTCACCTTCCATATTGGGATGGAGTACCAGGTTACCCTCGGAATCCATTACGTAGATGTATCCGGTCTCACCTACGACTATCTCAGCCATATGATCCCTTATTGTATTGATGAATGGGTCCTCTAATACACCCACATAGAGAATACCTATGACATCTCCTGAACTGTCTTTTATAGGCTCGTATGCGGTCAGGTACCATGCATTGACCACCCATGCCTGTCCATAGAAGGTCTCTCCTTTGTTGACAACCGCATCATAGACCGGCTGTGACACAGTAGTACCTATTGCCCTGTCCCCGTCATCTTTGATCACATTCGTGGAAATACGCACAGCTTCGCCATCGATGACCTGGAACACAGTGGCAGTTCCCCCCACCATGGACTGGATGTTGTCAACGATCTCATAATTATAATTTACAACGTGTCCGCCTTCAATGGAAAACTTTCCGTCGACTATCTCAAGATGACCATTTGTTATGGATTCATCTCCAAGGACCATCTTACCATCAACGATAGCAGGGTCACCATTTCCATAAAATAGTGATCTTGCAACCCCAAGGTCACTATTGACCTTATCCTGTGCAAGAGAAAAAGTAGAATCAACATAATCCTTCTCGATGAAAACCTGGTCCTCCAGATTATCTTCTAACTGGCTTCTGATACCGACCGCGGTCTGCTCATAAGCATAGAATCCAACAATAGCAACCGGTAAGATAGTAAGCAGTAAACATACTGCAATTAATTTTTGACTTATAGTTATCTTATTAAGATCCATTCGAACACGTCCCATGCACACATATTGACCAGGGAATTCATCATGAGAACTATACTCGTCCAGCAGAAAACCCGATCGTGTAACATACTTAATTGAACTTGACAATAATAGCGATATTTTGTAAACCTCATTTTAATGGAGAAACTTTTTACTCAGAAGCCATCAGAGAATAGCCATTATCCATAAATGCACCATTGAACGACAAATTTTGCAGGAATTGTGAAAGATATCAGATCTAAGAGAGATAGTGAAGAGGATACGACAATACCCAATGCCTACAGTTTACATGTAAAAACTTTACATCCCGCAAATATAATTAGCCTCCATTCTCATTAATATACTACTGTGAAAGCACTCACTTTAATAAGAAATATGTAATAGTATATAATTGTATTTATGCAGAAATATAAATTAGACTTACATATAATATGCAGATGCCAGCATTTCAAATTGACCTAAATACATAATGCAATATCCTCGTACTGATACTTGGAACATATATCCTGAAAAGTCCAATGTTGACCAGACATACACTAATGAACACAAAAAATATTGATCGTATTACTTTATTTTACAACCAGTGATTACCATGATAAACATATCACCGAGAGAGACCACAACAAGAAAGATCCCTACATTTGAAGAGGCTGCAAAATTCCACGGGCATGTCTGCCCGGGACTCACTATCGGCTACATCGCTGCAAAAGCAGGTATCGAAAAACTCGAAGCTGAAAGGGACGTTGATGAAGAACTTGTGACTATTGTGGAAAATGATGCATGTGGAGTAGATGCAGTACAGGTACTTACCGGATGTACCATAGGAAAAGGTAACCTGATCTACAGGGATCATGCTAAACAGGTTTTCACATTCATATGCAGAAACAGTGGCAAGGCAGTAAGGGTTGCACTAAGGGCAAGTTTCAGCATCGATGCCATCGACCCCGAAGTAAACAAACTGCGTCCTAAGGTAATGTCAGGAACAGCCAGTGAAGAAGAGGAAAAGGAATTCAGGGAACGAATGGACGGAATATCAAAAACTATGAGAGAGACACCTGTTGATGATATGTTCAAGGTCGAATTCGTTGATGTAGAGATTCCACGTAAAGCAAGGATATTCAACTCGCTCAAGTGTGTCAAATGCGGAGAGATGATGGCAGAATCACGGGCAAGAGTACAGAACGGAGAATATGTCTGTATCCCCTGCTACGAGGAATAACAAGAGAATGAAAAATACATCCATGACCCATGTTCCACAAAGGTGAAGAGCTAGCAAGATTTAAAAAAAGCTTACCGGCATTAAACAATCATCAAATATCCACTTCATGATCAGGGAAGACACTTTCCATGATCCTTTTGGCGACATGGACCACTTTATCCTTCCTGCCAACTTTGATAGTATGGTCTGCGAATGACCGGTAAAGTACAGTCCTTTCTTCATACAGGCCATTCAATCCTTTTTCCTTTAAACCCACAACACCCCTCGTTGAAAGATTTGACAAACGAGATACTATGGTCCCAAATGGAACATCCAGATAAACTATGGTCGATCGTTCCTTAAAGAACTGCATCGCCTTTTCAGAATAGACCACACTTCCACCCGTTGCAATAATACAGTCGTCTTTCAGGTCAAGTCCGAGTATGCTCTGCTCCTCCGCCCGGACAAGGGCCATGTCACCCAGGTCATTGACAATGTTCTGTAACCCGGTACCAGACCCATCTATAACAAGCTTATCCGTATCGATGAACTCATAACCAAGCATAGATGCAAGTTTCTGTCCGGCAGAACTCTTGCCTGCCCCGGGCATACCGATAAGAGTGATTATCATACGGCCACTTCCTTCCTGTATAATATAGTAGTCAGCTATTGTTTACTCATGATCAGTTAGTAAGGGACTGTATCGGAGCAGGTATCCTTCCACCCCTTGAGATGAACTGCTCAGAGCTGAATTCATGTACCGGCATCACCGGTGCACTTCCAAGAAGACCGCCGAACTCGATCATATCCCCTACCCTGGTTCCCGGAGCAGGAATAACTCTCACAGCAGTTGTCTTCTTGTTTATCATACCTATTGCCATCTCATCTGCAATGATAGCAGCCAGGGTCGATGATGAAGTGGCACCCGGAACAGCTATCATGTCCAGACCAACAGAGCAAACGCTGGTCATCGCCTCGAGCTTATCAAGTGAAAGTGAACCTCTTTGTACAGCCTTGATCATACCCTCATCCTCACTTACAGGGATGAAAGCGCCGCTTAAGCCTCCGACTGAAGATGAAGCCATAGCACCTCCTTTCTTGACCGCATCGTTGAGTAATGCGAGTGCAGCGGTAGTTCCATGAGTACCACAACTTTCCAGACCCATGGCTTCCAGAATAGCCGCAACACTATCACCTATTGCAGGGGTTGGGGCAAGGGACAGGTCGAGCACACCGAATTGCGCATGAAGCCTGCGTGCAACCTCATTACCCACCATCTCACCCATTCTGGTGATCTTGAAAGCAGTCTTCTTTATGCATTCCGAGATATCACCAAGTGTAGGTTCTTTGAGAGCGCGCACCGCAGAATTGACAACACCGGGACCACTGACACCTACATTGATAACGCAATCCGGCTCACCTACACCGTGGAAAGCACCCGCCATAAATGGATTATCCTCAGGTGCATTGGCAAAGACAACAAGTTTGGCACAGCCGATACCTGAATTATCCTTTGTCAACTCGGCAGTCTCTTTGATCACCTTGCCCATCAGGGCAACAGCATCCATATTAATTCCGGCTTTGGTGGTTGCCACATTGACAGATGAACAGACCTTCTGTGTGCTTGCAAGTGCCCGGGGGATCGAGTTGATAAGCTTGAGATCACCTGGGGTCATTCCCTTCTGAACAAGAGCACTGAAACCACCTATAAAGTCAACACCTGCATCCTCGGCGGCCCTGTCAAGTGTCTGAGCAACGGATGTCAGGTCCGTAGCATCACAACTCTCGGCAACGATAGCAATTGGCGTAACTGATATCCTCTTATTGATCACAGGGATGCCATAGAGGTTCTGAATATCATTGGTGGTCTTTACAAGGTCCTTAGCATAATACATGATCCTGTCATAGACATTCTCATTGAAAGTATCTATATCAGGATGGCTGCAACCTCGCAGGCTGATACCCATGGTGACGGTCCTTATGTCAAGGTTCTCATTACTCACCATATTGATGGTTTCAAGGATCTCTTCAGGATGGATCATCATGGACATACACCTCATATCCTGTGCATGAAGCGGAACACATCTTCGTGCTGGACCTTTACCTCGACTCCCAGCTCAGAACCTTTTTCCGACATAGCCTGCTGGAAAGCCGAATGATCGAAGCTCTCATCTTTCACCTGTGCAAGCATTATCATGGTGAACAGGTCATCCATAATGGTCTGGCTGATGTCTACAATATTAACGTTGTATTGCGCCATGACCTGAGTGATACCTGCAACAATACCAACTTTATCAATACCAATAACAGTGATCATAAAACGATTGGATGACATGGATATTTCCTTCATATATAGATGATTTAGAGATAATAAGATAGCATAATAGAAGAGATACTATTTTGACTTTGCCGGTGATAATTTCTGTTGAATGAACAACATGATACATATAGATATATTACATAGGCAATTATAAAATAATAGCAGAAGCCTCATAAGCAAATGGCACAGGCATAGAGTAATATAATACTAATTTAACACTATATGTGAAAAATAGAGTATTAAGAGAAGTATGCAAGAATAAATATCCACAATCCATCACAATAATATACAATTTGGAAAATATTGATGCAAATATATATTAACCTCGGAAAATGTTAGAGGGTTACCAAGTCCAAGGAACTCAAGAGCAACAAGGTTTATATAGAATTTTCATAATCATTATTATGATGATGGTTTGAACGGCTAAGT containing:
- a CDS encoding ACT domain-containing protein; translation: MSSNRFMITVIGIDKVGIVAGITQVMAQYNVNIVDISQTIMDDLFTMIMLAQVKDESFDHSAFQQAMSEKGSELGVEVKVQHEDVFRFMHRI
- a CDS encoding shikimate kinase, which produces MIITLIGMPGAGKSSAGQKLASMLGYEFIDTDKLVIDGSGTGLQNIVNDLGDMALVRAEEQSILGLDLKDDCIIATGGSVVYSEKAMQFFKERSTIVYLDVPFGTIVSRLSNLSTRGVVGLKEKGLNGLYEERTVLYRSFADHTIKVGRKDKVVHVAKRIMESVFPDHEVDI
- a CDS encoding FmdE family protein; the protein is MINISPRETTTRKIPTFEEAAKFHGHVCPGLTIGYIAAKAGIEKLEAERDVDEELVTIVENDACGVDAVQVLTGCTIGKGNLIYRDHAKQVFTFICRNSGKAVRVALRASFSIDAIDPEVNKLRPKVMSGTASEEEEKEFRERMDGISKTMRETPVDDMFKVEFVDVEIPRKARIFNSLKCVKCGEMMAESRARVQNGEYVCIPCYEE
- a CDS encoding PFL family protein is translated as MMIHPEEILETINMVSNENLDIRTVTMGISLRGCSHPDIDTFNENVYDRIMYYAKDLVKTTNDIQNLYGIPVINKRISVTPIAIVAESCDATDLTSVAQTLDRAAEDAGVDFIGGFSALVQKGMTPGDLKLINSIPRALASTQKVCSSVNVATTKAGINMDAVALMGKVIKETAELTKDNSGIGCAKLVVFANAPEDNPFMAGAFHGVGEPDCVINVGVSGPGVVNSAVRALKEPTLGDISECIKKTAFKITRMGEMVGNEVARRLHAQFGVLDLSLAPTPAIGDSVAAILEAMGLESCGTHGTTAALALLNDAVKKGGAMASSSVGGLSGAFIPVSEDEGMIKAVQRGSLSLDKLEAMTSVCSVGLDMIAVPGATSSSTLAAIIADEMAIGMINKKTTAVRVIPAPGTRVGDMIEFGGLLGSAPVMPVHEFSSEQFISRGGRIPAPIQSLTN